AAGAATGGTAGACAGCCAGATCATGAAAGCCGGAAATTATCAGTATAACCTGTCCGCACTTTCATCCGGAAACTATATCGTTCAGTTTGAATCTCAGGACGGAAGCCTGAAACACACAGAGAAATTAATTGTAAAATAATCCATCCATCACCGGGTCCAGGCCCGGTGATTTTCCCATTTGATAAAATAAATAGATATGAAAAAAAAATCCTTTTTTATTCCCTTCATCGCTCTGATGCTTCAGGGAACCCCTTTGTTCAAAGCCCAGCAGCTTAATCCTTTAGGGGTCTGCTATGTGGAAGTAAATAACAACAATATGCTGAATGCAGGGTCTTATACTCTGCAGAATACCAACAGACAGCTTTTTGACGTTGCAATTATCTTTGCTGCAAATATCAATTATGATGTCTCCAAAAGCAGAGCTTATATTTCAAATAATAATAATGTTACCAAGGTACTTAATGATGTCAATACCTATGTAAAGCCTTTGCAGCAGAAAGGGATCAAGGTATTATTAGACATATTGGGAAATCATCAGGGAGCCGGGATTTCCAATTTCCCTAATCGTGAAGCGGCTAAAGATTTTGCATTACAGGTTGCCCATACCGTTTATACTTACGGACTGGATGGCGTGGATCTGGATGATGAGTATGCAGGCTACGGAAATAACGGAACCGGACAGCCTAATAACAGCTCTTTTGTTATGCTCCTGCAGGAACTTAAAGCGGCAATGCCTGATAAACTGGTTACCTTCTATTATTATGGGCCGGCAACAACAAGACAAAGTTATAATGGAGATCAGGCCGGAAATTATATTGATTACAGCTGGAATGCGATGTACGGAACATACAATGCTCCAAGTGTTCCGCCGCTTACCAAAACAAAGCTTTCTGCTGCAGCCACCTGGATACAGAACAGTAATTCTGGCTCAACTTCCGCCTCTACACTGTCAAGCCTGGCGACAAGTACTAAAAATGACGGATATGGCGTATTCATGTGGTATGATCTTGGAGGAACAAATGTGGCGAATTATCTCAGCACAGGATCGAATATTCTTTATAACGAAAACACACTTCTAAGCGGGCAGTTATATTCATGGTCTCAGGGGCAGACCTGTGATCCGCCGCTTGGCCTTGAAGTTTCCAATGTGATGGGAACTTCTGCTAAGCTGAACTGGGCTTCCAACGCATCCCAGACTTACAATATCGATTACAAACCCGCCGGTTCAACGACCTGGACGAATGTAGCAAGTAATTATTCAGGAAGTAATGTTGTGGTAAATAATCTTACCATGAACACAGACTATGACTGGAGAATACAGTCCAACTGTTCCCCGACATTAACAAGTACTTATATTTTTGCACCAAGGTTTAACTCCGGAAGTGGCTGCACTACGCCATCAGGATTGACTTCCGGAAGTTTCCTTGGTAATACAGCACAGCTGTCATGGGATGCAGGCAATGCAACTTCATATACATTACAGTATAAAACAGCCACTGCCACAACATGGTCTGAAATTCCGAATATTACCACCAATTCCTATTCATTACAAAACCTGACACCTAATACAAACTATGTATGGAAAGTGCAGGCAGTATGTGCAGGAGGAACCACAAGTACCTATTCAGGAGAAGGAGCATTTAACAGCGGTTTCGCACCTGTTACCAGTCCCGGCCCAAGATCTTTGTCTTTCAACGGAAGTACACAATACCTGAATGCAGGACAGTTTAACCTCAGTGGAAATGCCCTTACATTTGAAGGATGGGTGAAAGTGAATGCATTCAAATCAGGATTCCCTTATATTTCATCGGTTATCGGTATTGAAGTAGGAGATAGTAATTCTGCGATTCTCAGATTCGGAGATGGAAACCTGGCGAACAATAAACTGCAGTTTACTCTGAGCTTCGGATCTTCCCAGGTGAAGCT
This portion of the Chryseobacterium arthrosphaerae genome encodes:
- a CDS encoding endo-beta-N-acetylglucosaminidase H encodes the protein MKKKSFFIPFIALMLQGTPLFKAQQLNPLGVCYVEVNNNNMLNAGSYTLQNTNRQLFDVAIIFAANINYDVSKSRAYISNNNNVTKVLNDVNTYVKPLQQKGIKVLLDILGNHQGAGISNFPNREAAKDFALQVAHTVYTYGLDGVDLDDEYAGYGNNGTGQPNNSSFVMLLQELKAAMPDKLVTFYYYGPATTRQSYNGDQAGNYIDYSWNAMYGTYNAPSVPPLTKTKLSAAATWIQNSNSGSTSASTLSSLATSTKNDGYGVFMWYDLGGTNVANYLSTGSNILYNENTLLSGQLYSWSQGQTCDPPLGLEVSNVMGTSAKLNWASNASQTYNIDYKPAGSTTWTNVASNYSGSNVVVNNLTMNTDYDWRIQSNCSPTLTSTYIFAPRFNSGSGCTTPSGLTSGSFLGNTAQLSWDAGNATSYTLQYKTATATTWSEIPNITTNSYSLQNLTPNTNYVWKVQAVCAGGTTSTYSGEGAFNSGFAPVTSPGPRSLSFNGSTQYLNAGQFNLSGNALTFEGWVKVNAFKSGFPYISSVIGIEVGDSNSAILRFGDGNLANNKLQFTLSFGSSQVKLNTNTAFNPNTWYHVAATYDGTAMKLYVNGSLDASTPVTGNFTANGILYLARNYDNSRTLNGSLDEFRVWKRALTAQEILDNKCNVAPNAANLEANWKMDEGSGIGALDATPNTHAATLINMSDTNWKTEVPCPASLSVKDTELIKENQVYPNPVKRGNDMYFRVDDRSADEISLYDASGKLSKKQNINKNNNVVNTQDLTGGTYLYKITAAGNKIISSGKIIVK